A section of the Candidatus Zixiibacteriota bacterium genome encodes:
- a CDS encoding PaaI family thioesterase: MKEIAKYSGCFVCGDKNDFGLKAKFYFRDNKAVTECVAQRHFEGYHDFYHGGITAALLDEVMIKALMARDIPAMTVELTVRYHKAVVIGQKLLLTGYLEHQRGRLYLTRGEAKLESGEIVASATGKYLRVRRDMESRLQESPEG, encoded by the coding sequence ATGAAAGAGATTGCCAAATATTCCGGTTGCTTTGTCTGCGGTGATAAGAATGATTTCGGTCTCAAGGCCAAATTCTATTTTCGGGATAACAAGGCGGTTACCGAATGTGTCGCCCAAAGGCATTTTGAGGGGTATCATGATTTCTATCATGGGGGTATCACGGCCGCCTTGCTCGATGAGGTGATGATTAAGGCCCTCATGGCCAGAGATATTCCTGCTATGACCGTGGAATTGACCGTCCGATATCACAAGGCCGTTGTGATAGGACAGAAACTTCTTTTAACGGGGTATCTCGAGCACCAACGGGGGCGTCTGTATCTGACCCGCGGGGAGGCTAAGCTGGAAAGCGGTGAGATAGTTGCCTCGGCTACCGGCAAGTACCTCCGGGTTAGAAGAGACATGGAATCCAGATTGCAGGAATCCCCTGAGGGCTGA
- the argF gene encoding ornithine carbamoyltransferase, producing MPRSLTEIVDLSTAEVQEVFDLCAEMKKGKIAPKPLAGKSVACIFTKPSLRTRISFEVGINQLGGHPIYVTDPEIQLGRRESIADAARVLSRYVGLIMIRTSAHSDVTELAKYASVPVVNGLTDLVHPCQILGDYFTILEHMKKDVYKVAYLGDGNNVANSWLNLAYRIPLDLRIGTAVETPPDKNILERALTNKKSRILVTSDPKEAVRDADVIYTDVWASMGQKDKQKEKAELLAKYQINTALLAGASPDCLVMHCLPAERGREITDEVMDGPHSVVFDEAENRLHIQKAIMTFLLQH from the coding sequence ATGCCGCGCTCATTAACCGAAATAGTCGATCTTTCCACCGCAGAAGTCCAGGAAGTATTCGATTTATGTGCTGAGATGAAAAAGGGCAAAATCGCCCCGAAACCGCTGGCCGGGAAATCGGTCGCCTGCATTTTCACCAAACCATCCCTCCGCACCCGAATCTCTTTTGAGGTCGGTATCAACCAGTTGGGCGGACACCCTATCTATGTCACCGACCCCGAAATCCAGCTCGGTCGCCGCGAATCGATTGCCGATGCTGCCCGGGTTCTCTCCCGCTATGTCGGCCTGATCATGATTCGCACTTCCGCCCATTCCGATGTCACCGAATTGGCTAAATATGCCTCGGTACCAGTGGTCAACGGGCTGACCGACCTTGTTCATCCCTGCCAGATTCTCGGCGATTATTTTACCATTCTGGAACATATGAAGAAGGATGTTTATAAAGTCGCCTATCTCGGTGATGGGAACAATGTTGCCAATAGCTGGCTGAACCTGGCCTACCGGATTCCGCTCGACCTTCGAATAGGCACCGCAGTGGAAACTCCGCCCGATAAGAATATACTGGAGAGAGCCTTAACCAATAAAAAGAGCCGAATACTGGTCACCAGCGATCCTAAAGAAGCGGTTCGGGATGCCGATGTTATCTATACTGATGTCTGGGCCTCTATGGGCCAAAAAGACAAACAGAAAGAGAAGGCAGAACTATTAGCTAAATATCAGATTAACACGGCATTGTTGGCCGGAGCCAGTCCCGACTGTCTGGTCATGCACTGCCTGCCCGCCGAACGGGGACGCGAGATCACCGATGAGGTCATGGATGGGCCGCACTCGGTCGTGTTCGACGAGGCGGAAAACAGGCTGCATATCCAGAAAGCGATCATGACTTTCCTGCTCCAACATTGA